Proteins encoded by one window of Sulfurospirillum barnesii SES-3:
- a CDS encoding TerB family tellurite resistance protein, with protein MGWFKTMSYIGLGVAGGVAAIAAAPFTGGGSLLGAATLATSLAGAGTIAAATGAAAVAGGTGAYLAKKDDDDDEKKDEKISELALRANKLETGLKKAFQSFEGDKEYFNFIVGMTALGLAMANVDGEISAEEREEIDEFVGGIANSHYPQHVKDSIQQLNENIPNLMTAMKVYISKVNPKNYDVLRDLLKIVMLADGIEHEREIAFISAFEQQILQVEYQPEKIDTKGEFLLTIQANIA; from the coding sequence ATGGGTTGGTTTAAAACTATGAGTTATATTGGTTTAGGCGTTGCAGGTGGTGTTGCTGCTATAGCAGCTGCTCCTTTCACAGGCGGTGGGTCATTACTAGGTGCAGCTACATTGGCGACGTCTTTAGCAGGAGCAGGAACAATTGCAGCAGCAACTGGAGCAGCAGCAGTTGCTGGAGGCACGGGTGCATACTTAGCTAAAAAAGATGATGATGATGATGAAAAAAAAGATGAAAAAATTTCTGAATTAGCCTTAAGAGCAAATAAATTAGAAACAGGACTAAAAAAAGCATTTCAAAGTTTTGAGGGCGATAAAGAATATTTTAATTTCATTGTAGGGATGACAGCTCTAGGTTTAGCAATGGCAAATGTTGATGGTGAAATATCTGCTGAAGAAAGAGAAGAAATAGATGAATTTGTAGGGGGAATTGCCAATTCTCATTACCCTCAACACGTTAAAGACAGTATTCAACAATTAAATGAAAACATCCCAAATCTTATGACGGCAATGAAAGTGTATATTTCTAAAGTCAATCCAAAAAATTATGATGTTTTGAGAGATTTATTAAAAATTGTCATGCTCGCTGATGGTATAGAACATGAAAGAGAAATCGCTTTTATCAGTGCATTTGAGCAACAGATTTTACAAGTAGAATACCAACCAGAAAAGATTGATACTAAAGGTGAGTTTTTATTAACTATTCAAGCAAATATCGCATAA
- a CDS encoding type II toxin-antitoxin system HipA family toxin has product MNDSLHVKVSNEKAGSILLENNEYIFDYTTGNPDAFVSLSMPVRAKSYANPKLHPIFEMHLPEGYLLSIIKKHFSKITKTDDFGLLQLMAQSIKGRLTYDADTTPKDEILSLDTLLHPKSETLFDELVTRFALNSPLSGVQPKVLAKVRDKVTLPLQEYIVKAWGEEYPHLALNEFYCMSIVKRAGIEVPEFYLSDDNKLFIMKRFDIKEDGSYLGFEDMCVLQARQADEKYEGSYEHIAKSIKTFVSPKHKKKALRDFFKMMVINSLVQNGDAHLKNFGVLYENINDIWLAPAYDVVCTTLYIQKDIPALHLLGSKKWWSKAFLLRFGKESCELNSNETLMLYDECVEAIRITANEVKERIEGENDLHVKVFLSSLVEVFEREKDH; this is encoded by the coding sequence TTGACTACACGACGGGGAATCCAGACGCTTTTGTCTCTTTAAGTATGCCCGTGCGAGCCAAAAGTTATGCTAACCCCAAACTCCACCCCATCTTTGAGATGCACTTGCCAGAGGGGTATCTACTTTCCATCATCAAAAAGCATTTCTCAAAGATAACCAAAACCGATGACTTCGGACTGCTTCAACTCATGGCACAGAGCATCAAAGGTAGGCTTACCTATGATGCAGATACTACGCCCAAAGACGAAATTCTTAGCTTAGATACGCTTCTTCATCCCAAAAGTGAAACACTCTTTGATGAACTCGTAACCCGTTTCGCTCTAAACTCGCCACTCAGTGGTGTTCAACCCAAAGTCTTAGCCAAAGTGCGTGACAAAGTCACCTTACCACTGCAAGAATACATCGTCAAGGCATGGGGTGAAGAGTACCCACACTTAGCACTCAATGAATTTTACTGCATGAGCATCGTTAAACGTGCAGGCATAGAAGTACCTGAGTTTTATCTATCTGATGACAACAAGCTTTTCATCATGAAGCGTTTTGACATCAAAGAGGATGGAAGTTACCTAGGTTTTGAAGATATGTGTGTGCTTCAAGCCCGTCAAGCCGATGAAAAATACGAAGGCTCTTATGAGCACATCGCCAAAAGTATCAAAACCTTTGTCTCGCCCAAACACAAGAAAAAGGCGTTGAGAGACTTCTTTAAGATGATGGTCATCAACTCCCTCGTACAAAATGGCGATGCCCACCTCAAAAACTTTGGCGTACTCTATGAAAATATTAACGACATTTGGCTTGCACCTGCGTACGATGTCGTCTGCACCACACTCTACATCCAAAAAGACATCCCTGCTTTGCATCTTTTAGGAAGTAAAAAATGGTGGAGTAAAGCGTTTTTGCTCCGTTTTGGCAAAGAGAGTTGTGAGCTAAATTCTAACGAAACACTCATGCTTTACGATGAATGCGTTGAAGCGATACGCATCACTGCGAATGAAGTGAAAGAGCGCATTGAGGGGGAAAATGATTTACATGTAAAGGTATTTTTGAGCAGTTTGGTGGAAGTGTTTGAAAGAGAAAAAGACCATTAA